The Notoacmeibacter ruber DNA segment CGTTTCGAAGAAGGCGCGCCAGCCATCGACGCTGTTTTCGCCGATATCGGTGGCACCGCTCTTGATGTGATCGTTGAGACCATCAATGCGCGGGCAAAGGAGCGGGCGGCCAGCCGCCATCGATTCCAGCGCGACAAGGCCATAGGGCTCCCAGCGCGACGGCATGGCGATGAGATCGCAATGTCTGACGGCTGTGGCGGTATCGGCAAGGTATCCGTGGAACGCGATCCGCGGATGATCGTCGGCCATCGCCGTGAGACGCCCCCGGTCGGGTCCATCGCCGAAGAGGCTGAGATGCAGGTCCTGGCGGCGGCTTTCGCGGAAAGCATCGATCAGGATATCGAAGCCCTTCTGCTCGCTGAACCGGCCGATCGCGCCGATCGTGATGGTCTTGCCGGGCTCGCGGTCCGGCAGCTCGAAAAATGATGAGAGATCCGCGCAGGAAGGCACGGTCTCCAGGCGCGAACCGCCACAATAATCGCGCCGGCGCATCCAACCCGCCTGCGCCTCGCTGACCGCGACCACCTTGTCGAATAGCGAATAGGCCGTCTTCATTAGCGTATCGAACCGCCCGCGAACATCGACATTCGCCGTCACAAAACGCTCGCAATAGCTGTGCTCGACGTGAATGATCGGATGGTTCGGATAGATGGCCCGCAGCGCGGTGAGCAGCGGCAGATTGGCCCAGCTTATCGACAGATGCGAGACGATCACGTCAGTCGAGAGGCTGGGCGGCGATAGCTGCCCCCGCCGCACACGCTCGATGCGGTGCTGATGGCGCCGCGCAAGTGCCGGCGCTGCGGCCATGTGCTCGAGCATGCGGTTGATGCCGCCAAAGGATGCATCGTCGATGAGATGGGTGACTGCGCGGATCATGGCGTTGATCTCCTTTTCAGCGGTTTCAGGCGACGCGACGGCCGAGCATGCTGCGTTCGGCGAAGAGGTAGATGCCGGCGCCGAGCACTTTCAGCGTCACCGCCGCTGCGATGGTGATGGTGGTTTTGACCGGCTCCTCAAGAAGCGGGCGGGGTGAGGCCCGCAGCGACTGGCGGCAGAGGCTCCATGCCAGATTGCCATTGCGCATTGAGACCGCGCGGCGGCAGAGATAGCGAAGCTGATAGGCGGTGGCTGCACCGCCATGCCGCTTGATCAGAGCCGGCGCGATGCGGCCGATCTTGTCGCGCATGCGGGTCCAGGTCTCGAACTGGCGCTCGACATTGGC contains these protein-coding regions:
- a CDS encoding glycosyltransferase family 4 protein, producing MIRAVTHLIDDASFGGINRMLEHMAAAPALARRHQHRIERVRRGQLSPPSLSTDVIVSHLSISWANLPLLTALRAIYPNHPIIHVEHSYCERFVTANVDVRGRFDTLMKTAYSLFDKVVAVSEAQAGWMRRRDYCGGSRLETVPSCADLSSFFELPDREPGKTITIGAIGRFSEQKGFDILIDAFRESRRQDLHLSLFGDGPDRGRLTAMADDHPRIAFHGYLADTATAVRHCDLIAMPSRWEPYGLVALESMAAGRPLLCPRIDGLNDHIKSGATDIGENSVDGWRAFFETFDAHALAQRGSHLRDVARNAENRFAHGWNSLLDNVVGSNSDFAQAA